One window of the uncultured Treponema sp. genome contains the following:
- a CDS encoding helicase-related protein gives MASKFLTNIDKESSLSGRVQALTKSSSKLDFLVGYFFFSGFCEIYRDLKDKPLRILVGMDAEVNLNNCIVEYTTNLDSKKNTDSKLTIKSKYFENLKNIINKADILDSSDFEKSYHVFLEKLENGTLEVRKTKDPNHAKMYLFYLPKETTLSGMDESKIIIGSSNFSVQGFKARNEINVYLQDENDFEDGKKIFEELWEDSIPIVSKENKDDFKALVLEHTWLEAAPTPYLMYIRVLYEYFKATDDYIKTPKQITRDRLNQFFDVSYQVDAIRDGVAKVKKHSGCIVADVVGLGKSVIASAIAANLDKRTIIITPPHLKTQWEDYAADFGLRGCKVYTSGKLEDAVNENKNYTDSVIIIDEAHRYRNENTAAYGFLHQLCAGNQIILLSATPFNNRPEDIFSLIKLFQIPAHSTIQTVNNLGNQMEQLVIEYKKLKKEHRAKKSDEKEFNEQSNKLAEKIREILDPVIIRRTRVDLEKLIKYQSDLKAQGIQFSQVKPPKSQNYELGELSELYKKTLELLTDETKGFKGTRYKPMVYLKNDKAIISKYAEHFEVDNFQTGQRNMAKFMQQLLVRRFESSKYSFIKTLENIQNSMKNLIKWVEDFKKIPLYKKGKFPDFEQMEELCDSTEDSLFSLDDILQSAYSKDMEKGLIFVDTADITDDFKKDLLADINLFDNFLSEWAKVKSDPKLTSIEKSIKSSLKNEPQRKIIIFTEFSDTADYLSEQLNKDGLRAMMYSSKTATKSGRETIRSNFDAGYPENMQKNDFDVLVATDAISEGFSLHRAGTIYNYDIPYNPTRVIQRVGRINRINKKVFDELYIYNFFPTATGEEVSHTAEISTFKMKLFQAILGADTKILTEDETIDGYLGKEFTEEENSTNSVSWDVEFRNELYRIENDEKEALKAAIELPHRCRIARKNVNYKHTKTDLLDNELFDDIQEKGVLLFSRKGDAYRFCFTAQDGSTIKVNPQQALSLFRATENDKGQAVSDGFYKMYEKAKAESGIVRTSKQKSKTAQEAFGILTVMKNKAQNKSDKEYLKSLCDAISWDSIPAYYIKKIARLNPTEDNALAETKAIIPDSYLITILEKDRKIDSEPETVLLAEELI, from the coding sequence ATGGCTTCAAAATTTTTAACGAATATTGACAAGGAATCTTCTTTATCAGGACGTGTTCAAGCATTAACAAAAAGCAGCTCAAAATTGGATTTTCTTGTCGGATATTTTTTCTTTTCAGGATTCTGTGAAATTTACAGAGACTTGAAAGACAAGCCGCTTCGTATTCTTGTGGGAATGGATGCCGAGGTCAACTTGAACAACTGCATTGTTGAATATACAACAAATCTTGACAGCAAAAAAAACACAGATTCAAAACTTACAATAAAGAGCAAATATTTTGAAAATCTCAAAAATATCATAAACAAAGCTGACATTCTGGACTCTTCAGATTTTGAAAAATCATACCATGTATTTTTGGAAAAACTTGAAAACGGAACTTTGGAAGTAAGAAAAACAAAAGATCCGAACCATGCAAAAATGTATCTGTTCTATCTGCCAAAAGAAACAACGCTTTCCGGCATGGACGAAAGCAAAATTATAATAGGCTCAAGCAATTTTTCCGTGCAAGGATTCAAGGCACGTAATGAAATCAATGTGTATCTGCAGGACGAGAATGACTTTGAGGACGGGAAAAAGATTTTTGAAGAATTATGGGAAGATTCAATTCCAATTGTCAGCAAAGAAAACAAAGACGATTTTAAAGCACTTGTCCTTGAACATACGTGGCTTGAAGCGGCTCCGACACCTTATCTAATGTACATCCGTGTTTTATATGAATATTTCAAAGCGACAGATGATTATATAAAAACGCCGAAACAAATTACCCGCGACAGGCTTAATCAGTTTTTTGATGTGTCCTACCAAGTTGATGCCATAAGGGACGGTGTCGCAAAAGTAAAAAAACATTCCGGCTGCATTGTCGCAGATGTAGTAGGTTTGGGAAAATCAGTCATAGCATCCGCAATCGCAGCGAATCTTGACAAGAGGACGATTATAATTACGCCTCCGCACTTAAAAACACAGTGGGAGGATTATGCCGCCGACTTTGGGCTTAGGGGCTGTAAAGTCTACACATCAGGAAAACTTGAAGATGCAGTCAATGAAAACAAGAACTACACCGACTCAGTAATTATCATAGACGAGGCGCACCGCTACAGAAATGAAAACACAGCGGCCTACGGCTTTCTGCATCAGCTTTGCGCAGGAAATCAGATTATTCTTCTTTCAGCCACGCCATTCAACAATAGACCGGAAGATATTTTTTCATTGATTAAGCTCTTTCAGATTCCGGCACATTCCACAATACAGACCGTAAACAATCTTGGAAATCAAATGGAACAGCTGGTCATTGAATACAAAAAACTGAAAAAAGAACATAGAGCAAAAAAATCAGATGAAAAAGAATTCAATGAGCAGTCAAATAAACTAGCTGAAAAAATCCGTGAAATCTTAGACCCAGTTATCATACGCAGAACCCGCGTCGATTTGGAAAAACTGATAAAATATCAGTCAGACTTAAAGGCTCAAGGCATTCAGTTTTCACAAGTCAAACCGCCTAAATCACAGAATTATGAGCTTGGAGAGTTATCGGAACTATATAAGAAAACTCTTGAACTGCTGACAGATGAAACCAAAGGTTTTAAAGGCACACGCTATAAGCCGATGGTTTACCTGAAAAACGACAAGGCTATTATTTCAAAATATGCGGAGCACTTTGAAGTAGACAATTTTCAGACAGGACAGAGAAACATGGCAAAATTTATGCAGCAGCTCCTTGTTCGCCGTTTTGAAAGTTCAAAATACAGTTTCATCAAAACTCTTGAAAACATACAGAATTCCATGAAAAACCTTATCAAATGGGTTGAAGATTTCAAAAAGATTCCTCTCTATAAAAAAGGCAAATTTCCTGATTTTGAGCAGATGGAAGAATTATGCGATTCCACTGAGGACTCCTTGTTTTCTCTGGATGACATTCTCCAATCCGCTTATTCAAAGGATATGGAAAAAGGTTTGATTTTTGTTGATACTGCGGATATTACCGATGATTTCAAAAAAGATTTGCTTGCGGACATAAATCTGTTTGACAACTTCCTTTCAGAATGGGCGAAAGTAAAGTCAGACCCGAAATTAACTTCCATAGAAAAAAGCATAAAATCTTCCCTAAAAAATGAGCCGCAAAGAAAAATCATCATATTCACAGAATTCTCCGATACTGCTGACTATCTTTCTGAACAGCTAAACAAAGACGGACTGCGTGCAATGATGTATTCCTCAAAGACAGCGACGAAATCCGGCCGGGAAACAATCCGCTCAAATTTTGACGCAGGCTATCCTGAAAATATGCAAAAAAATGACTTTGATGTTCTTGTGGCTACAGATGCCATTTCAGAAGGCTTCAGTCTTCACAGGGCAGGAACGATTTACAACTACGATATTCCGTACAATCCTACAAGAGTGATTCAGAGAGTCGGACGAATAAACAGAATCAACAAGAAAGTCTTTGATGAGCTTTATATATATAATTTCTTTCCAACGGCAACAGGAGAAGAAGTAAGCCACACAGCCGAAATTTCAACATTTAAAATGAAGCTTTTTCAAGCTATTCTTGGAGCCGACACAAAGATTCTCACAGAAGACGAAACAATTGACGGTTATCTTGGAAAAGAATTTACAGAAGAAGAAAACAGCACGAATTCAGTTTCTTGGGATGTAGAATTTAGAAATGAACTTTACAGAATCGAAAACGATGAAAAGGAAGCTCTTAAAGCCGCAATTGAGCTGCCCCACCGTTGCCGCATAGCACGTAAAAATGTCAATTACAAACATACAAAAACGGATTTACTGGATAATGAACTTTTTGACGACATTCAGGAAAAAGGAGTTTTGTTGTTCTCCAGAAAAGGAGACGCATACAGATTCTGCTTTACGGCCCAAGACGGCTCCACAATAAAAGTAAATCCTCAGCAGGCATTATCTTTATTCAGGGCAACAGAGAACGACAAAGGGCAAGCTGTTTCCGACGGATTTTACAAGATGTATGAAAAGGCAAAAGCGGAAAGCGGAATTGTAAGAACCTCAAAACAAAAAAGCAAAACGGCTCAGGAAGCTTTTGGAATTCTAACAGTCATGAAAAACAAAGCGCAAAACAAATCTGATAAAGAATATTTAAAATCTCTATGCGACGCAATAAGCTGGGACTCAATCCCTGCTTATTATATAAAAAAAATCGCAAGGCTAAATCCTACAGAAGATAACGCGCTTGCAGAAACAAAGGCAATAATTCCAGATAGTTACCTTATAACAATTCTTGAAAAAGACAGAAAAATCGATTCTGAACCAGAAACAGTTCTGCTTGCAGAAGAACTGATATAA
- a CDS encoding helix-turn-helix transcriptional regulator: MAVKDRIGKLLSETGMSQKALADATNLSEGAVSHYLKGDRVPKGAILLSIANALGTTVDYLTGKSEDAHKFSSEQEIEQAYELIARNAKVLTDEERKRFAKILFA; encoded by the coding sequence ATGGCTGTTAAAGACAGAATCGGCAAACTGCTTTCGGAAACAGGAATGAGCCAGAAGGCTCTTGCCGATGCAACAAACTTGAGCGAGGGGGCGGTTTCCCACTACCTTAAAGGGGACAGGGTTCCGAAGGGCGCAATCCTTCTGAGCATAGCAAATGCGCTGGGCACGACGGTCGATTATCTTACTGGAAAAAGCGAAGATGCCCACAAATTTTCATCGGAACAGGAAATTGAGCAGGCCTACGAGCTTATCGCGCGCAATGCAAAAGTCTTGACCGATGAAGAGCGCAAAAGGTTCGCGAAAATTCTTTTTGCGTAA
- a CDS encoding ImmA/IrrE family metallo-endopeptidase, producing MERAFQLLGSEYDEIEEEANCLFEDLGIKKYPADCFEVARLLGIELVKYSDSSDEDREFMTSKYEEGFSVMTAKSRYAIYYNDSLPPCTVRFTIWYEIAHIQLGHLYENQGKSAARMKAECNRFATYAQAAMPFVIKLSPCCPDELMQEFGLGWTCANYVFDSYMRIRQYPNIVRRILSNRILDLFSPAQELEEAV from the coding sequence ATGGAAAGAGCATTTCAGCTTTTGGGAAGTGAATATGATGAGATAGAAGAAGAGGCGAATTGTCTTTTTGAGGACTTGGGAATAAAAAAATATCCGGCGGACTGCTTTGAGGTGGCGCGTCTGCTTGGAATTGAGCTTGTAAAATATTCAGATTCTTCGGATGAGGACAGGGAATTTATGACCTCAAAGTACGAGGAGGGATTTTCTGTTATGACGGCAAAGTCAAGGTACGCGATTTACTACAATGATTCGCTTCCGCCTTGCACCGTCCGTTTTACAATCTGGTATGAGATTGCCCATATTCAGCTCGGGCACTTGTACGAGAATCAGGGAAAGTCGGCTGCCAGAATGAAAGCGGAATGCAACCGCTTTGCAACTTACGCGCAGGCTGCCATGCCGTTCGTGATAAAACTTTCGCCTTGCTGCCCTGATGAGCTTATGCAGGAATTCGGGCTTGGATGGACCTGCGCAAACTATGTCTTTGACAGCTACATGCGCATAAGGCAGTACCCGAACATTGTGAGAAGAATTCTTTCAAACAGGATTCTTGATTTATTTAGTCCGGCTCAGGAGCTGGAGGAGGCTGTATGA
- a CDS encoding DUF4469 domain-containing protein — protein MSTTTNINYSDTEGSGNLTLYKNHFDKGGKYYARFDRRNVTIDNLIARTQKKDIGVNAITAKHILSLIKAEIIEALQRGESVNLMDLGTFYIAASGTSGNTAETAEIKKLLVKFTSSKETNEAVSKLEINRIVIADSSPSIDSVTDLFTGLKDGTITLGKAARIDGGRLKISGDEGGIFFAECGADGVFSEDESTWHKVNAESIMRNLSRTLEFFLPESLDSGKSYRIILRTNSRKGNEDKKTFVYAVSDIVAVK, from the coding sequence ATGAGCACAACAACAAACATTAACTATTCGGACACAGAGGGAAGCGGAAATCTCACTCTGTACAAAAATCACTTTGACAAGGGCGGAAAATATTACGCGCGTTTTGACCGGCGCAATGTTACGATTGACAATCTTATAGCGCGCACACAGAAAAAGGACATCGGCGTGAACGCCATAACCGCAAAGCACATTCTTTCCCTTATAAAGGCGGAAATAATAGAGGCCTTGCAGAGGGGCGAAAGCGTGAACCTTATGGATTTGGGAACTTTCTACATTGCGGCAAGCGGCACAAGCGGAAATACCGCCGAAACTGCCGAGATAAAAAAGCTGCTTGTAAAGTTCACTTCTTCAAAGGAGACGAACGAGGCAGTCTCAAAGCTGGAGATAAACAGAATCGTGATTGCGGATTCAAGCCCTTCGATTGATTCTGTCACTGACCTTTTTACGGGGCTTAAGGACGGAACTATTACACTTGGAAAAGCAGCGAGAATCGACGGCGGCAGACTGAAAATTTCCGGCGATGAAGGAGGAATTTTCTTTGCCGAATGTGGCGCGGACGGAGTTTTTTCTGAAGATGAAAGCACGTGGCACAAGGTGAATGCAGAATCCATAATGCGCAATCTTTCAAGGACGCTAGAATTCTTCCTGCCCGAAAGCCTTGATAGCGGCAAAAGCTACAGGATTATTCTGCGCACAAACAGCCGCAAAGGGAACGAAGACAAGAAGACATTTGTTTACGCAGTGTCGGATATTGTCGCAGTAAAATAA
- a CDS encoding Rrf2 family transcriptional regulator → MKVSSKFTVAVHTLLCIHRFGGERKVTSDFIAGSTGVNPVIIRRTLLSLKAAGLVKVAAGTGGAEIIAKPSSFTLFDIYKASGSLEENVFGFHEQPNPACPVGGNIHRILDSHLADAQKAFEKSLATVKFSELVKELEVAEKQKN, encoded by the coding sequence ATGAAAGTAAGCAGCAAATTTACGGTGGCGGTTCACACTTTGTTGTGCATCCATCGGTTCGGCGGGGAAAGGAAAGTCACTTCGGATTTTATCGCGGGAAGCACGGGCGTAAATCCGGTTATTATCAGGCGGACACTTCTTTCGCTCAAGGCAGCGGGCCTTGTGAAGGTTGCGGCCGGAACTGGTGGAGCGGAAATTATTGCGAAGCCGTCGTCGTTCACGCTTTTTGACATTTACAAGGCTTCGGGCAGCCTGGAGGAAAACGTTTTCGGTTTTCACGAGCAGCCGAATCCCGCGTGTCCTGTTGGCGGAAATATTCACAGGATTCTCGACTCTCACCTCGCCGACGCGCAGAAAGCGTTTGAAAAAAGTCTTGCGACAGTGAAATTTTCTGAGCTTGTAAAGGAACTTGAAGTGGCGGAAAAGCAGAAGAATTAA
- a CDS encoding sensor histidine kinase → MKKITVFILSALFSFSAFAHKAQKQTEPLMMEGLTQKWMECESAEESEFENRLEDFYAEAQKVSPSDTVIYYFPEAKAIYENILGGINEGDRQKIAENVCGWEILQKNLARFQLEQVYYSYRILIFVIIIAVLASLVFSVMYLLSSKLRKENLAFTARMIKTQEAERERISNELHDTVCQDLGVLQFRLEDEESVSLCRKIASDVRGVCYALTPSDLSEGILEALISLCHVLQKQSGVKIVLSIQDELKNNKAFKTFPKDKNLNIYRITQEIITNAIKHSEAESISVLVRTVDEKSFKIIVSDDGKGFDLKNALKKKNHFGLKNVQARAEGFGGGVSFNTEKGAGTQVTVAVPY, encoded by the coding sequence ATGAAAAAAATCACGGTTTTTATCCTGTCTGCGCTATTCAGTTTTTCGGCTTTTGCTCATAAGGCTCAGAAGCAGACTGAACCGCTTATGATGGAAGGGCTTACTCAAAAGTGGATGGAATGTGAATCGGCGGAGGAAAGTGAATTCGAAAACCGTCTTGAAGACTTTTATGCCGAAGCGCAAAAGGTCTCTCCTTCTGATACCGTGATTTATTATTTTCCGGAAGCAAAGGCCATCTACGAAAACATTCTGGGCGGAATCAATGAAGGCGACAGGCAGAAAATTGCGGAAAACGTTTGCGGCTGGGAAATCCTCCAGAAAAATCTTGCAAGGTTTCAGCTTGAGCAGGTCTATTATTCCTACAGGATTTTGATTTTTGTAATCATTATTGCAGTGCTCGCGTCGCTTGTGTTTTCGGTCATGTATCTTTTGTCGTCAAAACTCCGCAAGGAAAATCTTGCCTTTACCGCCCGGATGATTAAAACACAGGAAGCCGAGCGCGAGCGCATTTCCAACGAGCTTCATGATACGGTCTGTCAGGATTTGGGTGTGCTCCAGTTCCGCCTTGAAGACGAGGAGTCCGTCAGCCTTTGCAGAAAAATCGCATCCGATGTACGCGGCGTCTGCTATGCCCTTACTCCGTCCGATTTGAGCGAAGGAATTCTTGAGGCGCTGATTTCCCTGTGCCATGTCCTGCAGAAACAGAGCGGCGTGAAAATTGTCCTTAGCATTCAGGATGAACTCAAAAACAACAAGGCTTTTAAGACTTTCCCGAAAGACAAAAATCTGAACATTTACCGAATCACGCAGGAAATTATAACAAATGCAATAAAACATTCGGAAGCAGAAAGCATAAGCGTGCTGGTCAGAACCGTTGATGAAAAAAGCTTCAAGATTATCGTTTCTGATGACGGAAAGGGCTTTGATTTGAAAAACGCGCTCAAAAAGAAAAATCATTTCGGACTGAAAAATGTTCAGGCCCGCGCGGAAGGATTCGGCGGCGGAGTCAGCTTTAATACAGAAAAAGGGGCGGGAACGCAGGTGACGGTCGCAGTTCCGTATTAG
- a CDS encoding ECF transporter S component: MIFNFDSSSRKRFVFFALSVLAGLLDYLICDFVAWINHLPLFCDTVFIMALSFLAGPWWGVLAGFFYHLIDFILNRTLEPGHLFMLCHFLAALTAGYFKILFIKKTDTGRAIFVKLIVLSIALCLVMSISGGIISYVLSFVEAYNQASSQTDFLTFLWENSFRSKLLLMIAVRLPVNFADRLICTFAAWGVFRGGERILAVSGKS, translated from the coding sequence ATGATTTTCAATTTTGATTCATCAAGCCGAAAGAGATTTGTATTTTTTGCTTTAAGCGTTCTTGCCGGCCTTTTAGATTACCTTATCTGCGACTTTGTGGCCTGGATAAACCATCTGCCTCTTTTTTGCGACACGGTTTTTATCATGGCGCTCAGTTTTCTTGCAGGGCCATGGTGGGGAGTGCTTGCCGGATTTTTCTACCATCTGATTGACTTTATTTTGAACAGGACGCTTGAACCCGGACATCTGTTTATGCTCTGCCATTTTCTTGCGGCTCTTACAGCAGGATATTTTAAAATCCTGTTCATCAAAAAGACTGACACGGGCCGCGCGATTTTTGTAAAACTGATTGTTCTCAGTATTGCGCTGTGCCTTGTCATGAGCATTTCGGGCGGAATCATAAGCTACGTTCTGAGTTTTGTGGAGGCGTACAACCAGGCAAGCAGCCAGACTGATTTTCTTACGTTTTTGTGGGAAAACAGCTTCCGTTCAAAGCTCCTGCTTATGATAGCCGTGCGCCTTCCTGTAAACTTTGCAGACAGGCTTATCTGCACATTCGCCGCCTGGGGCGTTTTCCGGGGCGGGGAAAGGATTCTGGCTGTTTCTGGAAAATCATAA
- a CDS encoding response regulator transcription factor produces MISVISIDDHEMISLGLEQVFSETEDIRICHFCKTKDEAAAFIGSKSPEELRRTVAMVDIKLENGSGFDAADFLIRSGVNCLMYSSFSNAGFVVKTMEHKIKGFVSKNAGKSEILDAVRTVARGGTYIQKDLIPGMMYVSSIMVSLTKKERELLDLISEHLPNEIIAARLGISKRTVENYVSRIFDKFNVKNRYELGKYL; encoded by the coding sequence ATGATCAGCGTAATCAGTATTGACGACCATGAAATGATAAGCCTTGGACTTGAGCAGGTGTTTTCGGAAACTGAAGACATCCGGATCTGCCATTTCTGCAAGACAAAAGATGAGGCCGCAGCGTTCATCGGCTCAAAATCTCCAGAAGAGCTAAGGCGGACGGTCGCAATGGTTGACATAAAGCTTGAAAACGGAAGCGGCTTTGATGCGGCGGACTTTCTTATCCGAAGCGGTGTGAACTGCCTTATGTATTCCTCATTTTCAAACGCGGGCTTTGTTGTAAAGACCATGGAGCACAAAATCAAGGGATTTGTCTCAAAAAATGCCGGCAAATCGGAAATCCTGGACGCGGTCCGGACAGTCGCACGCGGCGGAACCTACATCCAAAAGGATTTAATCCCCGGCATGATGTATGTAAGCTCAATCATGGTTTCCCTCACCAAGAAAGAACGCGAGCTTTTGGACTTGATTTCCGAGCATCTTCCGAACGAGATAATCGCCGCTCGTCTTGGAATTTCCAAACGCACCGTAGAAAACTACGTCTCCCGAATTTTCGACAAATTCAACGTGAAGAACCGCTACGAGTTGGGGAAGTATCTGTAG
- a CDS encoding AAA family ATPase, whose product MTFKRKIYDKFLEWKKNSDGKTALLVEGARRIGKSTIVEEFAKNEYESYILIDFTKASQEVFKIFDDISDLNYIFMRLQLIYHKELHERKSLVIFDEVQFCPKARQAIKHLVADHRYDYMETGSLISIRKNVKDILIPSEERTVQMYPMDYEEFKWALGDTVAIKLLRESFEKYQPLGDDLNRTMMRDFRLYMLVGGMPKAVSTYIETNNMRLVDEEKRDILRLYESDFMKIDSSGKAALLFKSIPSQLEKNASRYQVSSVLANQRNSTVLELISEMESSKTVLVSYKSDDPNAGLTRTKDLENFKLFVCDTGLFTTMVFMDKDFTENIIYEKLLSGKLSVNLGYLYENVVAQILKANGNALFYYTFLDEKSRHNFEIDFLLARKNKVCPIEIKSSGYKTHASLDAFCEKYSSRILNKYLAYTKDLGKDKDVLSIPVYMTMFL is encoded by the coding sequence ATGACATTTAAGCGCAAAATTTACGATAAGTTTTTGGAATGGAAAAAAAACTCGGACGGCAAAACGGCTTTGCTTGTTGAAGGCGCGCGTCGTATCGGCAAATCAACCATTGTCGAGGAATTCGCAAAAAACGAATACGAATCATATATTCTCATTGATTTTACGAAAGCGTCGCAGGAAGTTTTCAAGATTTTTGACGACATTTCTGATTTGAATTATATTTTCATGCGGCTTCAGCTTATCTATCATAAAGAGCTTCACGAGCGGAAAAGCCTTGTCATTTTTGACGAGGTTCAGTTTTGTCCAAAGGCTCGGCAGGCAATAAAGCATCTTGTTGCTGATCATCGCTATGATTATATGGAGACCGGCTCCTTGATTTCGATTCGGAAAAATGTAAAGGACATTCTTATTCCAAGCGAGGAACGCACAGTCCAGATGTACCCGATGGATTATGAAGAATTCAAATGGGCTTTGGGCGACACTGTTGCTATAAAGCTTTTGCGGGAATCTTTTGAAAAATATCAGCCGCTTGGCGATGATTTGAATCGTACTATGATGCGCGACTTCAGGCTTTATATGCTTGTGGGCGGAATGCCAAAGGCTGTGAGCACTTACATCGAAACAAACAATATGAGGCTTGTTGACGAAGAAAAACGCGATATTCTTCGGCTTTATGAATCTGACTTTATGAAGATTGATTCAAGCGGGAAGGCCGCGCTTCTTTTCAAATCAATTCCGTCTCAGCTTGAAAAAAATGCCTCACGGTATCAGGTTTCTTCGGTCCTGGCAAACCAGCGCAATTCGACAGTCCTTGAGCTTATCTCCGAAATGGAAAGTTCCAAGACCGTTCTTGTGTCTTATAAATCAGACGATCCGAACGCAGGACTTACGCGGACAAAGGATTTGGAAAACTTCAAGCTTTTCGTCTGCGATACAGGACTTTTTACAACCATGGTTTTTATGGATAAGGATTTTACGGAAAATATTATTTATGAAAAGCTGCTCAGCGGCAAGCTTTCTGTGAATCTTGGGTACCTTTATGAAAATGTTGTCGCGCAGATTCTAAAGGCAAACGGAAACGCTCTTTTTTATTACACATTCCTTGATGAGAAGTCAAGGCACAATTTTGAAATTGATTTCCTTCTCGCGCGAAAGAACAAGGTTTGCCCGATAGAAATAAAATCATCGGGCTATAAGACCCACGCTTCGCTTGATGCCTTTTGCGAAAAATATTCGTCCCGTATTCTGAATAAATATCTTGCGTACACAAAGGATTTGGGAAAGGACAAGGATGTTCTCAGCATTCCAGTTTATATGACGATGTTCTTGTGA